A single genomic interval of uncultured Cohaesibacter sp. harbors:
- the cysS gene encoding cysteine--tRNA ligase — protein sequence MTEHAEQTQLMLYNTLTKQKEAFSPLDPDNVRMYVCGPTVYDTAHIGNARPVVVFDMLFRLLRHVYGADHVTYVRNITDVDDKINARAADRGISIRELTDETTALYHVDMDALGAMRPTIEPRATEHIEDMLRMIGTLIEKGHAYAAEGHVLFAVDSMDEYGLLSGRSVDDMIAGARVEVAPYKRNPMDFVLWKPSKEGEPSWPSPWGEGRPGWHIECSAMSEKHLGEVFDIHGGGIDLTFPHHENEIAQSRCAHGNEAMAKVWMHNGFVQVEGEKMSKSLGNFTTVHDLIDKYPGEAIRLSLLTTHYTKPFNWTADGVKEAKRMLDQWYALTADVEASEPDAAVVAALADDLNTPKAIAELHGLRSKAAQGDKAAAASLKATLQQLIGVLGQDPKAWADWRPAAAGDVDEAAIQAIVDERLEARNNKDFAKSDELRDKLAAMGVALKDSKNKETGAFETTWSLEG from the coding sequence ATGACCGAACATGCTGAACAAACTCAGTTGATGCTTTACAACACGCTCACCAAACAGAAAGAGGCGTTCTCGCCACTCGATCCTGATAATGTTCGCATGTATGTCTGCGGGCCGACCGTTTATGATACGGCGCATATCGGCAACGCGCGCCCGGTTGTGGTGTTCGACATGCTGTTTAGGTTGCTGCGCCATGTCTATGGGGCTGATCATGTGACCTATGTGCGCAACATCACCGATGTGGATGACAAGATCAACGCGCGTGCAGCCGATAGGGGCATCTCCATTCGTGAGCTGACGGATGAAACGACCGCGCTTTATCACGTAGATATGGATGCTCTTGGTGCCATGCGCCCGACCATCGAGCCGCGTGCCACCGAGCATATTGAAGATATGCTGCGCATGATCGGCACCCTGATTGAAAAGGGCCATGCCTATGCAGCGGAAGGGCACGTTCTCTTCGCGGTGGACAGCATGGATGAATATGGCCTGCTATCCGGCCGTTCGGTGGATGACATGATCGCCGGGGCGCGCGTCGAGGTGGCTCCCTATAAACGCAATCCGATGGATTTCGTGCTCTGGAAGCCTTCCAAGGAAGGGGAACCAAGCTGGCCGAGCCCATGGGGCGAGGGGCGTCCGGGCTGGCATATCGAATGCTCGGCCATGAGTGAGAAGCATCTGGGCGAGGTGTTTGACATCCATGGTGGTGGTATCGACCTGACCTTCCCGCATCATGAAAACGAGATTGCCCAATCGCGCTGCGCCCATGGCAACGAGGCGATGGCAAAGGTTTGGATGCATAACGGGTTTGTGCAGGTTGAGGGCGAGAAGATGTCCAAATCTCTGGGCAACTTCACCACGGTGCATGACTTGATCGACAAATATCCCGGAGAGGCGATTCGTCTTTCTCTGCTAACAACCCATTACACCAAGCCATTCAACTGGACCGCCGATGGCGTGAAGGAAGCCAAACGCATGCTGGACCAGTGGTATGCCCTGACGGCTGACGTTGAGGCCAGTGAACCTGATGCGGCCGTTGTGGCGGCTCTTGCCGATGATCTCAATACGCCAAAGGCCATTGCCGAGTTGCATGGCTTGCGCTCCAAGGCTGCTCAGGGTGACAAGGCTGCGGCTGCGTCTTTGAAGGCAACGTTGCAGCAATTGATCGGTGTTCTGGGGCAGGACCCGAAAGCATGGGCGGATTGGCGTCCGGCGGCCGCTGGTGACGTCGATGAGGCCGCCATTCAGGCAATTGTTGATGAACGCCTTGAAGCACGCAACAACAAGGACTTTGCCAAGTCCGACGAATTGCGTGACAAGCTGGCAGCCATGGGCGTCGCGCTCAAGGATAGCAAGAACAAGGAAACGGGTGCGTTTGAAACCACTTGGAGCCTTGAAGGCTAA
- a CDS encoding metalloregulator ArsR/SmtB family transcription factor, which translates to MKIQELEQNSEEAASFLKLLASGPRLLILCQLIDGEQNVGTLAEKTGLRMTTVSQHMALMRAQNIVSTRRDGTTIYYSLASPIVEEVLAVLHKNFCGA; encoded by the coding sequence ATGAAAATACAAGAACTAGAACAAAATTCTGAAGAAGCAGCGAGCTTCCTGAAACTTCTGGCATCAGGGCCGCGCCTGCTCATTCTTTGTCAATTGATCGATGGTGAGCAGAATGTCGGAACGCTGGCCGAGAAAACCGGTCTGCGTATGACGACTGTTTCCCAGCATATGGCACTGATGCGCGCGCAGAATATCGTCTCCACCCGCCGCGATGGCACTACGATCTATTATTCGCTCGCCAGCCCGATCGTGGAAGAAGTGCTCGCTGTCTTGCACAAGAATTTCTGCGGAGCCTGA
- the pabB gene encoding aminodeoxychorismate synthase component I encodes MVGTFDEKFPVPLVREVPFTDPASLLPALSSQPFLAYLDSAARPPALGRYSFLCFSPFAIFRVSDGRAYWNASPLTDPPMIALNRKLQEFALQPAGDGLPPFQGGALGYFSYEAGRLLEVLPRTSREDEALDEILLPFYDLVLAIDHFAPGKGQDKPLTESTTQRTTERATERAYVFSSGWPHQGHAREHHAAERLDWFCAQLSAASKAQPALQASQTSPPPICGWRSDVSRSDFERSISKTRHYIRQGDIFQANITQRFSAPMPKATNATPLAYYGAMRAHNTAPFAAYLAYPDHVIASSSPERFITLDASGNVETRPIKGTAPRDLANPERDKANAELLLNSEKDRAENIMITDLMRNDLSRVCEPGSIEVPHLCALESYARVHHLVSTVQGRLKATNGAVALLGASFPGGSITGAPKIRSMEIITELEDLPRGVYCGCIGYIGFNGTMDTNIAIRTVTFKDGMAHFNVGGGITILSDPAKEYEECLHKASALLTAFGTSIEDERATLEHSPATKGGEQP; translated from the coding sequence ATGGTCGGCACTTTCGATGAGAAGTTCCCGGTTCCGCTCGTTCGGGAGGTCCCCTTTACCGATCCGGCCAGCTTGCTCCCCGCATTGAGCAGCCAGCCTTTTCTGGCGTATCTGGATAGTGCGGCCCGGCCCCCCGCCCTTGGCCGCTACTCCTTCCTCTGTTTCTCGCCTTTTGCCATTTTCAGGGTGTCCGACGGCAGGGCCTACTGGAATGCCAGCCCGCTTACCGATCCTCCTATGATCGCGCTAAACAGGAAACTGCAAGAGTTTGCCCTGCAGCCTGCTGGGGATGGCTTGCCCCCTTTTCAGGGCGGAGCATTGGGCTATTTCTCCTATGAAGCAGGAAGGCTGCTGGAAGTCCTGCCGCGCACTTCGCGAGAAGACGAAGCGCTCGACGAAATTCTCCTGCCCTTTTATGATCTTGTGCTGGCAATCGACCATTTTGCCCCTGGGAAAGGGCAAGACAAACCCCTGACCGAAAGCACCACTCAACGTACGACAGAACGCGCCACAGAACGCGCCTATGTCTTCTCTTCCGGCTGGCCGCACCAAGGACATGCGCGCGAACACCATGCCGCGGAGCGTCTCGATTGGTTTTGCGCTCAGCTCAGCGCAGCAAGCAAGGCCCAGCCTGCCCTGCAGGCAAGCCAGACCTCGCCGCCCCCCATTTGCGGCTGGAGATCTGATGTTTCCCGCTCCGACTTTGAGAGATCCATCTCCAAGACGCGCCACTATATCCGGCAGGGCGACATCTTTCAGGCCAACATCACCCAGCGGTTTTCTGCGCCCATGCCAAAGGCTACCAACGCGACGCCGCTGGCCTATTACGGCGCAATGCGTGCGCATAATACGGCCCCCTTTGCGGCCTATCTGGCCTATCCCGACCATGTGATTGCCTCCAGCTCGCCCGAGCGCTTCATCACGCTCGATGCATCGGGCAATGTGGAGACCCGCCCGATCAAGGGCACTGCGCCGCGTGATCTTGCCAACCCGGAGCGGGACAAGGCCAATGCGGAACTCTTGCTCAACAGCGAGAAGGATCGCGCCGAGAATATCATGATCACTGATCTCATGCGCAACGATCTCTCCCGCGTCTGCGAGCCGGGCAGCATCGAGGTGCCCCATCTCTGCGCGCTGGAAAGCTACGCCCGCGTGCATCATCTGGTATCCACTGTGCAAGGCAGACTAAAAGCGACCAACGGCGCTGTCGCCTTGCTCGGTGCTTCCTTTCCGGGCGGCTCCATCACCGGCGCGCCCAAGATCCGCTCCATGGAAATCATCACCGAGCTGGAAGACCTGCCCCGCGGCGTCTATTGCGGCTGTATCGGATATATCGGCTTCAATGGCACCATGGACACGAACATCGCCATTCGCACAGTTACATTCAAAGATGGCATGGCGCATTTCAATGTCGGCGGCGGCATAACCATTCTGTCCGATCCGGCTAAGGAATATGAAGAATGCCTGCACAAGGCCTCAGCGCTCTTGACGGCCTTCGGCACGTCGATTGAAGACGAGCGCGCAACACTGGAGCATTCTCCCGCAACAAAAGGCGGGGAGCAGCCGTGA
- a CDS encoding aminodeoxychorismate/anthranilate synthase component II: MILILDNYDSFVFNLARYCEELGEAVTVYRNDALDIADIARLDPDAILLSPGPGRPEDAGIMIDLIRHFSGRIPILGICLGHQAIGHAFGAEVIRAKQPMHGRASQISHDETGIFRTISSPLKVARYHSLVVSPQAVPSDLIVTAWSEEGEIMALKHATHPTIGLQFHPESILTDYGHTLLKNFLDDAHA; encoded by the coding sequence GTGATCCTCATTCTCGACAACTACGATTCCTTTGTCTTCAATCTTGCCCGCTATTGTGAGGAATTGGGTGAAGCCGTTACCGTCTATCGCAATGACGCGCTGGACATCGCTGACATTGCCCGCCTCGACCCGGATGCCATTTTGCTTTCTCCCGGCCCCGGACGGCCAGAAGATGCCGGCATCATGATCGATCTGATACGCCATTTTTCCGGCCGCATTCCGATCCTTGGCATCTGCCTTGGCCATCAGGCCATCGGTCATGCCTTTGGTGCGGAAGTCATACGGGCCAAACAGCCTATGCATGGACGCGCAAGCCAGATCAGCCACGATGAGACCGGCATATTTCGTACCATATCGTCTCCGCTCAAGGTTGCCCGCTACCATTCACTGGTCGTCTCGCCGCAGGCTGTCCCTTCCGATCTTATCGTGACGGCATGGTCTGAGGAAGGCGAGATCATGGCCCTTAAACACGCAACCCACCCGACAATCGGATTGCAGTTTCATCCCGAGTCGATCCTGACCGACTATGGGCACACCCTGCTTAAGAATTTTCTGGACGATGCTCATGCTTGA
- a CDS encoding aminotransferase class IV, translating into MKATMLNGTLYIDEDCDDVSLSASDRGFLLGDGLFETLPVLHGAPLWWQEHSARLTQSANRLGMSLDPVMLEHTVSQLAALSPEANAILRIAVSRGSGGRGLLPPVKARPTLLATLASLPDGLAFQDMSLATSTIRRNAQSLTASIKSNNYLDNIAAAQQAEQAGASDALLLNTEGKIACTTIGNLFSLHGNRLTTPPVSDGVLPGIVRQQLLTLAPQWGFEATEASLSAEDIKKADGLIMTNSLRFIRRVTAWDDHAYTAAPDDPISQLQTHMRDHVAKRSGVTL; encoded by the coding sequence ATGAAAGCGACAATGCTGAACGGCACCCTCTATATTGATGAGGACTGTGACGACGTCTCGCTTTCTGCATCAGATCGCGGCTTTCTGCTCGGGGATGGCCTGTTTGAAACCTTGCCTGTCTTGCATGGGGCGCCGCTTTGGTGGCAAGAGCACAGTGCGCGCCTTACCCAAAGCGCCAACCGTCTGGGGATGTCCTTGGACCCTGTCATGCTGGAGCACACAGTAAGCCAGCTTGCAGCCTTGTCTCCGGAGGCCAATGCCATTTTGCGGATTGCCGTCTCCCGTGGCAGTGGCGGACGCGGGCTCCTGCCCCCGGTGAAGGCTCGCCCAACCCTATTGGCGACGCTGGCGTCCTTGCCTGATGGTCTTGCCTTTCAAGACATGAGCCTTGCCACCAGCACCATCCGACGCAACGCACAGTCCCTCACCGCCAGCATCAAGAGCAACAATTATCTCGATAATATCGCCGCCGCTCAACAGGCCGAGCAGGCCGGGGCCAGCGATGCGCTTTTGCTCAACACGGAGGGCAAGATTGCCTGCACCACCATCGGCAACCTCTTCTCCCTTCATGGCAACCGCCTGACGACACCGCCCGTCTCCGACGGTGTCCTACCCGGCATTGTGCGCCAGCAGCTGCTGACACTGGCTCCGCAATGGGGCTTTGAGGCAACAGAAGCCTCTCTCTCTGCTGAGGACATAAAAAAGGCTGATGGCCTCATCATGACCAACAGCCTTCGCTTCATTCGTCGGGTCACCGCATGGGATGATCACGCTTATACTGCCGCGCCCGACGATCCCATCTCACAACTGCAAACGCACATGAGAGACCATGTCGCCAAGCGCAGCGGCGTTACCCTTTAG
- a CDS encoding CreA family protein → MGVGLAVVMSVSAAFAAEEPELIFKKSTVWKLLTPDHKLATYAIDDPLVEGVACHYTVPEKGGVSGMLGVAEEVSDISLACRQVGPISFKEKFEQGEEMFEQRRSLFFKKMRIVRGCDKTRNVLVYLSYSDKLIEGSPKNSTSTVPIMPWGDHEAPRCEDWLDD, encoded by the coding sequence ATGGGTGTCGGTCTAGCTGTTGTCATGAGCGTTTCGGCTGCGTTCGCTGCCGAGGAGCCGGAATTGATTTTCAAGAAGTCAACGGTCTGGAAGCTTCTCACGCCTGACCACAAACTGGCGACCTACGCGATTGACGATCCGCTGGTGGAGGGGGTGGCCTGCCACTATACTGTTCCTGAAAAGGGGGGCGTGTCGGGCATGCTTGGTGTTGCCGAAGAGGTGTCGGATATCTCGTTGGCCTGCCGTCAGGTGGGGCCGATTTCCTTCAAGGAGAAGTTCGAGCAGGGCGAGGAAATGTTCGAGCAGCGCCGGTCGCTTTTCTTCAAGAAGATGCGTATCGTGCGTGGCTGTGACAAAACCCGCAATGTGCTGGTTTATCTGAGCTACTCAGACAAACTGATTGAGGGCAGCCCGAAAAACTCGACCTCTACTGTGCCTATCATGCCATGGGGGGATCATGAAGCCCCGCGGTGTGAAGACTGGCTGGATGATTGA
- a CDS encoding SulP family inorganic anion transporter has translation MNTQTSSADGLRERFRFDLSPKQLKTDTLSGLTVALALVPEAVAFAFVAQVHPLVGLYAAFIVGLITAVLGGRPGMISGATGALAVVMISLVVTHGVEYLFATVILMGIFQILAGVLRWGKFIRMVPHPVMLGFVNGLAIVIGLAQLSQFKVRDASGSLTWMSGPPLYTMLGLVVVTMAIIWLAPKVTKAIPAPLMAIVAVSLIVISFNLDIPRVGDMAQIAGGLPEFHIPMVPINLETLQIIIPYAAILAAVGLIESLLTLNLVSEMTDTHGGASKECVAQGTANIVTGFFGGMGGCAMIGQSMINVKSGGRTRWSGISAALFLLAFILFASGLIEQIPLAALVGVMFMVVIGTFAWRSLQIMTKIPRHDAFVILLVTAVTVYSDLAVAVIVGVIVSALVFAWQAAKRIDVSVSTEEHGWKVYELRGPLFFGSIASFNEQFDPKSDPEDVVIEFMGARVWDHSALQAIDSLATKYEEQGKKLHLRHLSTDCKDLLHKADKFVEVSVIEDPHYEVAVDYAEMFGKKPEPQPQS, from the coding sequence ATGAACACACAGACCTCCTCTGCGGATGGCCTGCGCGAACGTTTCCGTTTTGATTTGTCTCCCAAGCAGCTCAAAACAGACACTCTCTCCGGCCTGACCGTCGCCCTGGCGCTCGTGCCAGAAGCCGTTGCCTTTGCCTTCGTGGCGCAAGTCCATCCACTCGTCGGACTTTATGCAGCCTTTATCGTTGGCCTTATCACTGCCGTTCTGGGCGGCCGCCCAGGAATGATCTCCGGTGCGACCGGCGCCCTTGCCGTTGTCATGATCTCTCTGGTTGTCACCCACGGCGTTGAATATCTCTTTGCTACCGTCATTCTGATGGGAATCTTCCAGATCCTTGCCGGCGTGTTGCGCTGGGGTAAATTCATTCGCATGGTGCCCCATCCGGTGATGCTCGGCTTCGTAAACGGCCTTGCCATTGTCATCGGCCTTGCCCAGCTCAGCCAGTTCAAGGTCAGGGATGCTTCCGGCTCCCTTACCTGGATGTCCGGCCCCCCGCTTTACACCATGCTTGGCCTCGTTGTTGTTACCATGGCAATCATCTGGCTGGCCCCCAAAGTCACCAAGGCAATCCCGGCCCCCCTGATGGCCATTGTTGCGGTTTCATTGATCGTGATCAGCTTCAATCTTGATATCCCTCGTGTCGGTGACATGGCCCAGATCGCAGGTGGTCTGCCGGAGTTCCATATTCCGATGGTGCCGATCAATCTGGAAACCCTGCAGATCATCATCCCCTATGCGGCCATTCTGGCAGCTGTCGGCCTCATCGAAAGCCTGCTGACGCTCAATCTCGTCTCTGAGATGACCGACACACACGGTGGTGCCTCCAAGGAATGCGTTGCTCAGGGCACAGCAAACATCGTCACCGGCTTCTTCGGCGGCATGGGCGGCTGCGCCATGATCGGCCAGTCGATGATCAATGTGAAGTCCGGCGGACGAACGCGTTGGTCTGGCATCTCGGCGGCGCTGTTCCTGCTGGCCTTCATCCTGTTTGCCTCAGGCCTCATTGAGCAGATCCCGCTAGCAGCATTGGTTGGCGTCATGTTCATGGTGGTCATCGGCACCTTCGCCTGGCGCAGCCTGCAGATCATGACCAAGATCCCGCGTCATGATGCCTTTGTCATTCTGCTGGTCACCGCCGTTACGGTCTATTCCGACCTTGCCGTTGCCGTGATCGTTGGTGTCATCGTCTCGGCGCTCGTCTTTGCCTGGCAGGCAGCCAAACGCATAGATGTGAGCGTTAGTACCGAAGAACATGGCTGGAAGGTCTATGAGTTGCGCGGCCCGCTCTTCTTTGGCTCAATCGCCAGCTTCAATGAACAGTTCGACCCGAAATCCGATCCCGAAGATGTGGTAATCGAATTCATGGGTGCGCGCGTTTGGGACCACTCGGCGCTTCAGGCCATTGACTCACTGGCCACCAAATATGAAGAACAGGGCAAAAAGCTGCATCTGCGCCATCTCTCGACGGACTGCAAGGATCTGCTGCATAAAGCAGACAAGTTCGTTGAAGTCTCCGTAATCGAAGACCCTCATTATGAGGTTGCCGTAGATTACGCAGAAATGTTTGGCAAGAAGCCGGAACCACAGCCGCAAAGCTAG
- a CDS encoding flavin reductase family protein, giving the protein MIEANEFRKALGRFATGIAIVTTMDDKDAPMGLTVNSFNSVSLDPPLVLWSLDKSSNQMDAFCNSGFYGVSILAHDQQMASNLFAAMAEDRFEKVEWSAGQTGAPLIDGALARIDCKTEQIIEGGDHVILLGRVIDVAVSEGDPLLYYGGGYRTLA; this is encoded by the coding sequence ATGATTGAAGCAAATGAGTTTCGGAAGGCGCTTGGGCGCTTTGCGACCGGGATTGCCATCGTTACGACAATGGATGACAAGGACGCGCCAATGGGGCTGACGGTCAACAGTTTCAATTCCGTTTCGCTTGATCCGCCTCTGGTGCTTTGGTCGCTGGACAAGAGCTCCAACCAAATGGATGCCTTCTGCAATAGCGGCTTTTATGGTGTGAGCATTCTGGCGCACGATCAGCAAATGGCTTCCAATCTTTTTGCTGCCATGGCCGAGGATCGTTTCGAGAAGGTCGAATGGAGCGCAGGGCAAACCGGCGCGCCTCTGATTGACGGCGCTCTGGCACGGATCGACTGCAAGACGGAGCAAATCATTGAAGGGGGCGATCACGTCATTCTGCTTGGTCGGGTGATTGATGTTGCTGTGTCCGAGGGAGACCCGCTTCTTTATTATGGCGGCGGCTATCGCACGCTTGCCTGA
- a CDS encoding DUF2865 domain-containing protein, giving the protein MSLAGLFVATFCATLPVEAQTSWSSNDQICAQLEGDLARLQRGGGLTSSRNYQKLDAAVHKQQAELDNAQARAKRDACFGGNIFLFRRTPKASCPALVKRIDKMKRNLAALEQKRNRYAPPPDNTGQRKAQILTQLARAGCGEQYQQFAQPVRQQRRGLFGSLFGNGGSVREYNLRDYDIPQVGTFRTVCVRACDGFFFPISFSTTQNGFQRDAQMCQSSCPGTDAELFVYHNPGESPDDMVSLSGQPYQALETAYLYKQEYVPGCSCQAPASQMASISNSDQPRTEAMTPQFTPAAPRQSAPAAPLVPLPSPKQTAMVDPDTQALARYGMKFEPYQPPEVSADANSVRTADGRSIRIVGPRFFGNQ; this is encoded by the coding sequence GTGAGTTTAGCCGGACTGTTTGTTGCTACATTCTGTGCAACGCTCCCTGTAGAGGCCCAAACCTCCTGGTCGTCAAACGATCAGATTTGTGCGCAGCTGGAGGGAGACCTCGCACGACTCCAGCGCGGGGGCGGCTTGACCTCATCAAGAAACTATCAAAAGCTCGACGCTGCGGTTCACAAACAGCAGGCTGAGCTGGACAATGCCCAGGCGCGCGCCAAGCGCGATGCCTGCTTTGGTGGCAACATCTTCCTATTCCGCAGAACGCCCAAGGCCTCCTGTCCAGCGCTGGTCAAACGCATTGACAAGATGAAGCGCAATCTGGCCGCGCTAGAGCAGAAACGCAATCGCTATGCCCCTCCTCCCGACAATACAGGCCAGAGGAAAGCGCAGATTCTCACACAGTTGGCCCGAGCTGGTTGCGGTGAACAGTATCAGCAATTTGCACAGCCCGTGCGCCAACAACGGCGCGGCCTGTTTGGGTCTCTGTTTGGCAATGGCGGCTCCGTGCGCGAGTATAATCTGAGGGACTATGATATTCCGCAGGTTGGCACCTTCCGCACGGTGTGTGTGCGAGCCTGTGATGGTTTCTTCTTCCCCATCAGCTTCTCCACCACCCAGAATGGCTTCCAGCGGGATGCCCAGATGTGCCAATCCAGCTGCCCGGGCACGGATGCGGAATTGTTTGTCTATCACAATCCCGGCGAGAGCCCTGACGACATGGTGTCCCTCTCTGGCCAGCCTTATCAGGCTCTGGAAACAGCCTATCTGTACAAGCAGGAATATGTGCCGGGCTGCTCCTGTCAGGCTCCGGCAAGTCAGATGGCCTCTATCTCCAACAGCGATCAGCCACGCACTGAGGCCATGACGCCACAATTTACGCCAGCAGCACCACGCCAGAGTGCACCAGCCGCCCCTCTGGTGCCACTGCCTTCGCCCAAGCAAACCGCAATGGTCGACCCGGATACACAGGCTCTGGCACGCTATGGCATGAAATTCGAACCTTATCAGCCACCTGAAGTCAGTGCGGACGCCAATTCGGTCCGCACCGCTGATGGGCGTTCGATCAGGATAGTCGGTCCACGCTTCTTTGGTAACCAATAA
- the gltX gene encoding glutamate--tRNA ligase has product MAEIVRFAPSPTGNIHIGNARPALINWLVAMKTGGQFILRYDDTDQERSRKEYADNIAEDLAWLGVKPDRVERQSERMGVYDTVAKKLRDMGRLYACYETPDELDRKRKRQRARGLPPVYDRSALKLTEEQIAAYEAEGRKPHWRFLLDQKTISWEDGIRGSQSIECDSVSDPVLIRADGTYLYTLPSVIDDIDMGVSMIIRGDDHVTNTAVQIQLFEILSGKSPKFAHHNLIINASGEGLSKRLGSLSIRQMREEGYEPLSVAIFAVLNGTSESVQPLADMEALADLFALDKVSRSSSKFDMADLNHLNARILHETDYSAVSDRLSALGVEGGEAFWQAVRGNIERLPDAKDWWSIAHDGLPDDAVEKSDEDAEFYAKALELLPSEPWDATTWKSWTSALKAESGRKGKSLFMPLRVALTGRSHGPELASFLPIIGYQRSVDRLS; this is encoded by the coding sequence ATGGCTGAAATCGTTCGTTTCGCTCCGTCTCCGACGGGAAATATTCATATTGGCAATGCGCGTCCGGCGCTGATCAACTGGCTGGTAGCGATGAAGACCGGCGGTCAATTCATCCTGCGCTATGATGACACCGATCAGGAACGGTCCCGAAAAGAATATGCAGACAATATCGCGGAGGATCTGGCTTGGCTTGGCGTGAAGCCGGATCGGGTCGAACGTCAGTCCGAGCGCATGGGCGTTTATGACACGGTGGCCAAGAAGCTCAGGGATATGGGCCGGCTTTACGCTTGCTATGAAACGCCTGATGAGTTGGACAGGAAACGCAAGCGTCAGCGCGCGCGTGGCCTGCCACCGGTATATGATCGCTCAGCGCTGAAGCTGACTGAAGAGCAGATTGCCGCGTATGAAGCCGAAGGGCGCAAGCCCCACTGGCGCTTTTTGCTCGATCAGAAGACCATCAGTTGGGAAGATGGCATTCGCGGCTCACAGAGTATTGAGTGCGACAGTGTGTCTGACCCGGTTCTGATCCGCGCTGATGGGACCTATCTTTACACGCTGCCCTCGGTCATCGATGACATCGATATGGGCGTATCCATGATCATTCGCGGGGATGACCATGTGACCAACACGGCGGTTCAGATCCAGCTGTTCGAGATCTTGTCTGGCAAGAGCCCGAAATTTGCCCATCACAATCTGATTATCAATGCCAGCGGTGAGGGGCTGTCCAAGCGGCTCGGATCTCTCTCCATCCGGCAGATGCGGGAAGAAGGCTATGAGCCGCTGTCTGTTGCGATTTTTGCCGTTCTGAATGGTACTTCTGAGTCGGTGCAGCCGCTGGCAGATATGGAAGCTCTGGCTGACTTGTTCGCGCTCGACAAGGTGTCGCGCTCTTCATCCAAGTTCGATATGGCCGATCTTAATCATCTCAATGCGCGCATTCTGCATGAGACTGATTATTCTGCGGTTTCTGATCGTTTGTCCGCCCTCGGTGTCGAGGGAGGCGAAGCCTTCTGGCAGGCTGTGCGCGGTAATATCGAGCGGTTGCCTGATGCTAAAGACTGGTGGTCCATCGCTCATGACGGTTTGCCAGACGATGCGGTTGAAAAATCGGACGAAGACGCCGAATTCTATGCCAAGGCGCTTGAGCTTCTGCCGTCCGAGCCTTGGGACGCAACCACATGGAAAAGCTGGACGTCTGCGCTAAAGGCGGAAAGTGGCAGAAAAGGGAAGTCCCTCTTCATGCCGTTGCGCGTGGCTTTGACCGGTCGCTCGCATGGGCCGGAGCTGGCGTCATTCCTGCCGATTATTGGTTACCAAAGAAGCGTGGACCGACTATCCTGA